The Asterias rubens chromosome 14, eAstRub1.3, whole genome shotgun sequence DNA segment AAAGTGAAATGTTGCAAAAGTATTGTACTAGATATACActgtacaaattattttttgatgTTGAAATTATTTAATTCATGGTTATTGTGTACACCAAAGCAcggaaagaaaaacataagaaacCTAGGAAAGACATAAGCTAAGATGGCGTGTGGTGTGGCGCGGCCAAGCTCACCGGACCCAAGTTCTGGTGTTGCCAGCAGCAGATTATGGGTTGGACACCCTgtagtgacacttgtgcccttatcattaaaatattgttttaatcgCACACCAATGTGGATGTTTCTCTTTGAATTCCAGGAGTGCTACCCCATCTACACCCGGAACATCTGAAATCAGTCGCCTGTCACAAAGAACATCGAGTAAATCGTCAAAATCTGATCCCGATCCCGACATGTTGTTTGATGAATTGTGAATTAGAGTCTTGTAGGTAAATCTTCATCTTCAGTATACCATTACTAGATTCTTGTTAGTAGAGACCGTTTTTCAAGTGCGCAGAGTTGTCACTTTTGGGTCAGCCAATCAGCATTGCTTTTCATTGCTTCCCTTCAAGAGGTTAATGACAAGAGGTATCGAAACGGCGCGCCGTCCGTGGTCTCGAGTCTGAATGAGAATTTGTCTTGCCAAGTTGAAACTAAGATGTTCTGATATTGTTTTTATCATGTAAAGTTGGCTCACTGAAACTACTTCTCAGGTGAGATTTGCATTGACGCCATGTGTTATATGGTTTTTGAGTAGTAGTACTTCTTAGAAGAATTGCTGTTAGAAAATAcgatgttttgatcagtatgctctgatcgtcttcaggagaaagtcACCTGAgaatagttttaaaggcagtgaacactattggtaattactcaaaataattatcatcataaaacctttcttgattacgagtaatggggagaggttgatagtataaaacattgtgagaaatagctccctctgaagtggcgtagttttcgagaaagaagtgattttccacgaatttgatttcgagacctcaagtttagaatttgaggtctcgaaatcaagcatctgaaagcacacaagttcgtatgacaagggtgttttttctttcattattatctcgcaacttcgatgactgattgagctcaagttttcacaggtttgttattttatgcatatgttgagatacaccaagtgagaagactagtctttgacaattaccaatagtgtccactgtctttaagaaactAAACATATCAACTTGGCCTGATGTTTCTCACCCAAGACAATTTCACTGAAACTAAGAGTGTTATTTAACTTCTTTACAGTTTTATAGAAAACGAAAAATGGAAAccttaaacaaacacaaataaaacaggTTGCTACAATAAAATCGAGTTTCCTGATGCActtattttccaatagatagaggTCTTTATGATAGTCGAACAAATTCCAGTCTCTAATTtcacgttaaagacactggacacctttggtaattgtcaaagaccagtcttctcacttggtgtatctcaacatatatgcacaaaataacaaacctgggaaactttaactcaattggtcggcgaagttgcaagataatagaggaagaaaaaacacccttgtcacacgaagttgtgtgctttcatgctcgatgaggtctcgaaatcagttcaaattattttactgagaaattacttctttctcgaaagctaatacttcagagggagccgtttctcacaatgttttatactatcaacagctctccattgcttgttaccaagtaagcagttgccaatagtgtccagggcctttataAACTGGTGTAACATTAGGTGCGTCACCCATTAAAAACAGACATGAGTTTATCTATGAAGGGTCCGTACTTTCTGGTTTGGGAAACAACAGTTTTCAACAGGATCTTTCTTATCTGATCAATGACAAACGTTCACAAGGCCTAAAACAAATGGTTTAGGATGCCACTGCATGTGAGTTTACTGGCAAATAGGTCAATTTTGttgactacatgtatttgaaattaaagatgctatgtcagattgttggccccaaacattaaaaactagatttttttgagtgaatggtatttcaaagagtatcacccgctctaacaatttttgtttttacttttacttttaatggtcaggaaccatgacaaaaatttaaaacgtttcttataaaacacataagaattggtcacgtgatatattgtcgggatcccgacaaaaactaatttttagcactttatttcactgctactaataacttgtggactttttcgagcaatggctcaaatgaaagcttgtaactttctcgacccccatcaaaatacttattgaattttaaatcaaaattttggggtcaaatcggccaaaaatctgataTAGCATTTTTAATAGCCTGATTTTATTTACAAACGCTAGGAGTGAACTTTGTATTGGTTTTGGTGATTGGATAAGTCAATGTTTACCCTAGTCTTGATGTCTAGAGTAGCAATTGTTTATCTTTACAAACTATTCTTTGGTTCACCCATGCTTCACCAAGGATTGGACCGATGCACTGTTTGTATTATCAAAATACGGCTGATCATCAACAAAGCCCTTGTTCGTTCACATGATCTGAATGGGAACGAATTATCATTACAggaattggtaagaacaaagctagtctaagatcacagatttacatcaaacttacacggtcgaaTGATGATCGATAGTAGAAAACTCTCATATCTCATGCATGTATGTTTTATGATGATATGTTGTGAtattttgaaacaaacaaacaaacaaatattattggAACCAGGTCGACACACTCTGCTGCTCATAGAATCACCGGAGATTGGGTCCATTGagcttgaccgctcggccatatACATGCCAATTCATCAGTACGGTGCCGTCGATTATAACTAAGAATTTACTATTAAACTCCGCTCGTCAAACAGTACTTGTGGGTACAAATATAAAAtatagtgttggctctgaaaagacccCGTGtcgtctcgacgtttcgaacagtatactctgctcgtcttcaggagaaagtttAGCTGTAAAAAGTTACTGAAGAGTAAGTAGAGATAGTTTATGCCAAACTACCATGGCCCATATAGACACTGTTGAGAGCTGAAGACCATGAATATAAAAGTTAGGCACCAAACTGTGTGTGATAGCCATTAATTCTGTGGTACCGGTAGGCCTCAATGGAGGCATTgggggttaaaggcagtggacactattggtaattgtcaaagatgagccttctcactaggtgtatctcaacatatgcataaaataactaacctgtgaaaaattgacctcaatcggtcatcgaagttgcgagataacaatgaaagaaaaaaacacccttgtcacacaaagttgtgtgcatttagttggttgatttcgagacctcaagttctaaatctgaggtctcaaaatcaaattcgtggaaaattacttctttctcaaaaactatggcacttcagagggagccgtttctcacaatgttttataccatcaacctctccccatttctcgttaccaagtaaggttttatgctgataattattttgagtaatcaccaatagtgtccactgcctttaaagggacacgttccgaaagtgtccaatggctttaagttcacTCTGCGGCAATGTGACAaagtttacaattatttacGAGGGGCCATCGTTTGGTCTTTGTCAACGTAATGCTACATTTTGACTGATATTATGACACTCACTTATGACAGAAGTTTGACTGCAAAAACTGGGATGTTAAAATTGACCCAGTTGGTGTTGTCAAAGTCATGTAGataccgtggtcaagtggttatagactgcaggacttctgcagtcacaaggttgtgggttcgaatcctccAGCAACCGCTATTTTCACAATGACTGGAATAGATATTGTCGGACTAAATAccattttcttgatttgtgcattaTTTATAATCaacaaccaatgtttgtatgagagagattggctgttgtcgGCTTGGTGTTTAGATCCCCCTctgggagtttgcagagttccctttATGGGAAGATCTTctatcacaaacaaacaaacaaacaaacaaacaaactaacaaacaaggATCGAAGAAAGAGTAGATGGTGCAAATTTGAGCATCCCGGTTTTAACAGTTATATTGGATGTGTAATTATAATTGACTTCTATAATGGTGATGATGTTCGGCAAATTCTGTTGAGAAATTCTGCCCATCTGcaaaaaaatgtgttaaaatgtACGCCATGGGTGCTACCACATAGAGACCAAAGAGGGATTCCAAATTAACATCAAAATGGTGTTAAGATAACACCACGATGTAaatttggattttgttttcagtacCTTTATGTAACGACActgtcaattttaacacaacAGTTTTATGCATGGGAATGGGAGTCAATGAACCAACGCAAAAAAAAGGATTAAAATTGACatgaaagataataataaaaaataataaaaaaattatgcgGGTGGCACTCTAAAAATACATGCTATCATTAAACTttattggtaacaagcaatggatatCTGCTGATagaattaccaaacgtgtggtaattgtcaacgtcAATCCCTGCATAATGCATGAAAAGAACTGTGTCGTCGAAAtcgcgagagaataatgaaaataaaaacaccattttgaataattgtgtgtgctatcagatggccaaaaaaaaaaaattcatgcccgaagtattttaatattccAAAGAAataacccctttctcaaaaactacgttacttcagagggagccgtatctcacaaagtgttatactaacaacagctctccattgctcgttccatgtaagcttttatgctaacaatatatATTCAATATTTcccagtgtccagtgccgttaagtCCATCGACATACATGATgtattgctcaaggacactCTTTAATAATTACTACTTCTCCGATTGTAGTTGAAATTGTCTTTCCTTTTGCACATAGTGGTTTCAAGGGGATTATATCTTATGGTCAGTGGTTTTATTCGTTTGTTTGGTAAATAAATTGCCTGCGTGGCTTTGTTGCAAAACTTTCCCTTCAAACTTATTCACAGTTTTTGACTGCATGATTGCGGTTTGGAAAATCAAGATgtctgttgtttgttgtttgttgttgtttgatgtttgttgtttgctgttgtttgttgtttgttgttgtttgtttgttgtttgtgtgttgttggttgtttgttgtttgttgtgtgttgtgtgtttgttgtttgttgttgatttggTTAGCAGTTAAAATAATcattagaagaagaagaagaataatatATGTCAGAAACCCTGAGGTCTCGTGGTACactacaaaattataaaaagtatCCAATAACATTCAAAAACAGCATATGACATCAATATCttttaaaactgaacaaaccaTAATATATACTAGCAATAAATGCCAGCATTTACATAATATATACCAGCAATAATATACACCAGTAATAAATGACTGTAAACTTTGAAGTTAACAAGAGGTATTTAAGTGGGAGCTTATGCCAAAGCTAAGGACAATGTCATAAAGTTTGATtgaaatgtatacatgtactgtctacggtagatggattgcacatgaatTCATCAAACTCCAtgtcggggcccaatttcatagagctgctataagcacaaacatttgcttagcatgaaatatctcgataaaaacagggttcaaacaaatttccatttgctgCAAATTGCTtattacttgtattcagctatTGCTTGTTTGACCTGAAattcacgtggaaatttggttggtaatcctggtttTATCGAGGCAAACATTTAATACTAAGCAAacgtttgtgctaagcagctctatgaaattgggccttgatgaTAAACACTGGAAAAGTGCACGGGCGTAAACGCGTACACGTGTCATCAAAGACGGCGGtcagtgacgtcatgtgcaatctatAATAGGCTGAATGGGTGCGCGCAGCTACTGTGTGTTTATAAAGCTCTGTTTGTTATTGATGAAGGAGATATCATTCGGGATGGACGTGATACGTGGGGTAAGTGTGTGTCTAACTGAACACTAACAACCATTAGAACACTTTCATCTGCTTACAACCGGACTTGCACATTATGTTGCTCTCCAAAtgtggaacaacctcccagtatCCATTAGGAATTGTAACTCTTTGCCACTTTTTAAGAAATCTCTTAAAACTTATTTGTTTCAAATGTTATAGTGTACTGTACAGTTCCATTGGGTTGCTCACTTTATAGCGCTGTTGGTCTTCCGagaaagcgctttataaatgctccgttgtatgtatgtatgtatacatgtgtatgtaggcctacgtgtaaGTGCCTTGTCACATGCCGAGTCGAGcttcaggcaacttggaggcagcgaactggacaccttcggtaatattgtcaaagaccagtcttctcacttggtgtatctgaataATGTGCATTAACAATCCTGTTaacattttgaaacatttgcgaaagtaagaaagaaaaaacacccttgtcgcacaagttgtgtgctttcagatgcttggatttgagacctcagctgaggtctcgaactcaattcACTTGTTACTATATTTTTTACCACTATATTTTCCAGTGactttcaacaaacattttcagaagcggctcaaaatgaaaagaaagaatgaCCAACCAACGGTAGCAATAATAGACGCAGATGGCCCTTCTCCTTCCGGAGGGGAAACAAGGACAGCCTCTGATGAAAAAGTACAATTGAGAAAGGAAATTGGACTGATCAAAGGTATAAGCTGTTTATAATTAGAAAGAAGAGTTTATGCGATGAAACTAGACAATGTTTGTTCTTACAACATGTTTTACAACAAAACCCCGAACTAGGTTTATCGAGTTAGTTTGAATTTAAATagtatttgaagctttgcatggtgtggagaataagagtactTTTAATTGCAACTATTGATATTTTCAATGCATTTATTTATGTTGAAAATAATTAACAGCTGCACTtgccaaaataaacaaatgcagACCCAAAAAGGTTGCTAAAAAcactcaattattttgagtaattaccaaccgtGTCCAGTGCCGTAAATTGACAAAAAGTAACTtagttatgcatctgaaagacTGTGTGATCAATTTAACCTTGAAGTTAATGACCTTTCAAGTTGGcgcttttttttttgcgttgTTCGTCCTTGAACAATTGTCTATCTGTTCTGTTGAGGGGGAAATTGCTCCAATGTTAAACGGTTAAGGGGCCCTTGTCCTTCGAATCTCTCAAAGTTCTGCTGGTATAcagtggccaatttcatagagctgcttaagtaaaaagaaaaattggttaagcacgaaaatagatTGCTTAAAGTTATTTTACAcacgttactggccaaaatttcatgccatatacattgcttgtgactggtatttagctgttgtttacttagcataacaattgagtggagtcttggccggtattctgattttgctaagcatggattattttgcttaagcagaatttttgcctaagcagctctatgaaatcgggcccaggaaTTTCCCCGGATACTCTTTGAGAGTTGTTTTTACGCACTAAAGGTATTTGTTACTTGATATTTTGTCATCATAATAAGCAACGTACAGTGTGTTGAAACTGTTGAGTATGGATCAAACAACATAAATGTCTCTAGAAATATAGTTCATTTGGTTTCAAcatcttgttaaaaaaaaaagatttttcttttttatatgcAAGTCGTTAGACACACTTCAATGTGTGgactacaattattttatttcagaggtcaTTGCCACCTACCCCTATAGGGCTGAATACAGTACTTTTACAGtacatacggatgtaggcttggtaTAGTAGTTGGTTAttgtttccttttctttttgcaGCTATTTCTATCATCATGGGGACCATTATTGGGTCTGGCATCTTCATCTCCCCTCAAGGTGTACTTAGCGGGACTGGGAGTGTTGGGCTTAGCCTGGTCGTCTGGGTGGTATGTGGGTTAGTCTCTCTAGCAGGTGAGTTGATCGTTAGGTCTCTGTGTCGGCGTGTGGGCCCCTGTAAAACAGGTCTCTGCTAGTCAGATCTAGTGATTCCATTGAATGGATAATTATGATATCATTGAATAAACGTGCAgtgtatgggtgcgttcgtttagcttccctgggtcgaccccggtgtgtggcgggtttttttttccatgacaaatgtgtgcagataattacccacgttcgtcctagaaacaaaaaccgccacacaccggggtcgacccaggggagctaaacgaacgcacccagtgacATTAGCTTTccatttgactgcgtatctctatgtgaaatgaatgtaggtcaaaggtgcatgtacacgccggctggaggccggtctctggtGTTATTCATGAGCCtctaagtgtgacgtcagatgttcaggctatgttGGGCGGGCTGTTTTCTGGTAATCAGTTTTGGGTCCTGTAGTGCTGCTTTACAtcgaaaatattgcttaatagttgtttttgcttagcagaaatgagtaggatacAACACATGTGCCATGGCTGAtaatcttacttggtaaacatGTGCTTTAATTTTCTACTGCTtaaagcagctttataaaatttcaGTCAACTCTGTGTTATAGAAGAGCAACATCTTCTGCTTAATAGCAGAAAATGATGCTCTTTTCTGAGATTTTACGGTGGTTTCAAAGCACATGTTCATAGTGTTATCGGAATGTAGGGTTTTGTACCTTTGAGCAATCACCCTTCTATGCAATTTGTAGTACAACAATTTAACTCTTTCATTCTATTGGCCAGGTGCCTTGTGCTTCGCTGAACTGAGTATCGTAACAGGGAAGTCAGGAAGCCAGTACATCTTCCTAAAGGAAGCCTATGGAGATATCCCAGCATTCCTATACTCGTGGACTTCCAGTCTGCTCATGCGTCCTGGGGGTATGGCTCTCGTCACGCTAGCCCTGGGGACGTACACAGCAGACTTTGTGGTCCCTGGGGTTTGTGGGGTGCCTGATGTGCTCATCAAATTGTTTGCTGTACTCGTAACGTGTAAGGCCATTACAAACTATGAGTTGAACCATATATGTTTTGTTCCGTATAACGTGTCGTATCCCTTActtataaataacaacaaaatgcgaaaacttgggctcaatggGAGAGTTTGGAACGCTagttggcagcagactcactAGGTAATTCCCATTGTTTcatagttctgagcgtgcgcacattaccgTAAACATTGCATTCTGATTGGTACGtgtgctgccaccaagcgtcccaaaagtctcccattggtcatcgaagttggcagaaaatatttaagaatttaaacattaacaaaaaatagtcttctttcagatgcatgaaaagggcttcatgcctgaagcctttcaaatgttttggtgAAAAGTTACGTTACTTTAAAGGGTGTCGTTCAACAATGTTGATGGAAACTTAGTGCTCTTCAGTGCTCTGTATCGAGTATTTTTTTATGGTAATTCATTGTTTTCATAATTACCAACCTCCCTTTAACCCTGTTCTGACTGTAGTAAAAATTGCAAACGATTATTAACCCTTTAACTGATCCTTGCTTTACCAATGTTACAGTATTTACGTCATTTATCAATGCGATAAGCGTAAAGTGGACTACCAATCTGCATGTAGTCTGCACGGTGTCAAAGGTCGTGGTACTGTTAATCATTAGCGGCGTGGGCGTAGTGAGAATGTTTCAGGGTAAATATTAGTCTTTGTTCGagtctttgtttattttgttttcataaagtgACATGTGAATATAAGGCCTGGCCTCTATATATAACATCAGACATGAAACATGGCTGTTTGCTATTTAGTGCTGGGCTGATGCTCTTAGAACAAGACGTAGAAGAGTAATAAACCTTTCGGGACTAAGGCAATATATGTATATATCCCACCGCTGCTACCAAATGTGACACTTAAATGCATACAACAAGGGTTGCTTCATAACAGTATAGCTAAAAAGAAGATAATATAAACTTTCTTTGAGTAGGCTTTACCACCAGCAGCTGGTATATATGTAGTtcagtggtcgatttcacaaacaagAATATGGTCCTAAGTTAGTACTAGTCCTAATTAGGTCTAGTCCTAACTTTTAGGACTAGCCCTATTGAGATtgtaaaaacttaaggctagtcctaagttttaacaagactagtcttaactctttgtgaaatccaacccatGGCCTGGTATTCTAAAAACAGAAGGTATAAAACAAATTCCTTTTAAAGGGCAGCTAGAACTCTTGATGATCTGGCTTCGTTCAACAACTCATACACCATGTCTATTTCTTTACACGATGGCAGGACATACTGAATATATCAACCCTGCAGTCTCATTCATCGGTTCAAACACCGGGTTCTTTCAACTATCCGATGCATTCTACCAGGGTCTGTACCCCTACGACGGCTGGTGAGTTTGTGTATTATACATAAGGCCGTTTCGGCGGCGGATACGGCTGCGGCCCTACACTAGTGGGGCAACCTAATTGCATTCTCCGCTTTGTGATTGGGGTGAACCCCAGACGATGCGCCGCATGATATTTGACTGCCCACTCTCTCACCTTCATGGTGGCATCGAAGCCCTTCACCTGGCTGAGGACCCAGCTATAAACTGGCTTACGGACTTTAGAATGAGATCAGAATAGCATTATAGACGACATCATTATCACGCCTGTGGCTaaaactgttgctaagggtttaATACTAATTTTAGTCTTTTGGCGATGTTTTGGTGAccactatagacgatgtgacctctgacgtcacacgaaaaccataacatgattcgcgcgcataacgccgggcaaaacctttgtgttttggcagccagctagaaagtgtacgcaatcttactatgactacgcaactcagtgcctggcgaaacatgacgtattaGTGTttggtcaacagagggcggtttgacaCTTGCCCAAACCTTACAGTGTTAtagcattgtgtccaccatattattttaaaatggtcTATGACGTCATATAGCTGTAGCCGCCCTTTTCGACACGACCCTCTTTACAAAGTTGGAAGGATGAGTACACTCAAGACAGTCTTGAATTTTGTGTTCCATGGGCCTGACCATTTTCGAGTCAGTATGACAAAGAGTCTGCCTTTAGTATCCATAAAATGAGGTAAAATAATATCCACAAGTTTTTGGAGGATTACCTACAGGAAATGGTTCCCTTCTCGATGACAGACAAACGGAAAGAAACAAAGTCCAAAACCACACATGTATACGtataactaaacaaaaaacatgtaaaatagtaacactgagggcgcacttggtATCCTTACAATTGGAACGGCCCCAATCGACTAACTGTGTTTAcacatttgtaaataaaatataatatctTGAGTTAAAGATAAATATAGATACAAACTGGCAGTCATTGGAATTACAATAAAACTATCCATGTGGCAGACGCATTTTTTAAAGCTTGTTGTTTTATTCGATTTTCTGACATTATAGGGGTTCGTTGAGCACAGTTTACGAAGAGGTTTTCAACCCTAAAAGGTAAGCTTTATAAAGCACGTGCTTATACCTTTatgtttataaatattgttaatGTTATGAGCATTAAATTGAGTTGTGTTGAATTGACGTACGGGTAAAGAGCATAATATAAGtgattcattattttattttcattctcTAGAAACGTTCCATTGGCCGTAATAATTAGCATTcctattaccatagtgatttacaTCTTCGTCAACCTGTCGTATCTGACTGTTCTGTCCCCAAATGAGATGATCGCATCAAAAGCAGTTGCCCTGGTAatgtattaataatattaacataTAGTGCACTGCAGTGCACTGGTAATTGCTAACTGTTAGTTAACTGTTAATCGcattcgttgcctctgtgaagtatcaggtctgtatgcattaaataacaagtctgtgaaaatttgggctcaattggtcatgcgaagttacaagagaagaatgaaaggaaaaacacccccatgcacaaatttgtgtgctttt contains these protein-coding regions:
- the LOC117299063 gene encoding b(0,+)-type amino acid transporter 1-like isoform X2, with product MWNNLPKRLKMKRKNDQPTVAIIDADGPSPSGGETRTASDEKVQLRKEIGLIKAISIIMGTIIGSGIFISPQGVLSGTGSVGLSLVVWVVCGLVSLAGALCFAELSIVTGKSGSQYIFLKEAYGDIPAFLYSWTSSLLMRPGGMALVTLALGTYTADFVVPGVCGVPDVLIKLFAVLVTLFTSFINAISVKWTTNLHVVCTVSKVVVLLIISGVGVVRMFQGHTEYINPAVSFIGSNTGFFQLSDAFYQGLYPYDGWGSLSTVYEEVFNPKRNVPLAVIISIPITIVIYIFVNLSYLTVLSPNEMIASKAVALDFSEVSLGVMYWIVPLGICISVFGGAMGSSLTDSRLPYVTSREGHMAQVLSMISIKRRTPLPGIFLEAIIAVFLIAVGSFDTLVYGLSFAGWIFYGSAVLAVPILRYRLPDRPRPFKVPMIFVVVVFITACYLVVSPFINGPGMETIYACLFIFSGLIFYFPFVHFKYHPKIMDHITMFLQRLLQIVTAPYEEPD
- the LOC117299063 gene encoding b(0,+)-type amino acid transporter 1-like isoform X1, whose translation is MKEISFGMDVIRGKRLKMKRKNDQPTVAIIDADGPSPSGGETRTASDEKVQLRKEIGLIKAISIIMGTIIGSGIFISPQGVLSGTGSVGLSLVVWVVCGLVSLAGALCFAELSIVTGKSGSQYIFLKEAYGDIPAFLYSWTSSLLMRPGGMALVTLALGTYTADFVVPGVCGVPDVLIKLFAVLVTLFTSFINAISVKWTTNLHVVCTVSKVVVLLIISGVGVVRMFQGHTEYINPAVSFIGSNTGFFQLSDAFYQGLYPYDGWGSLSTVYEEVFNPKRNVPLAVIISIPITIVIYIFVNLSYLTVLSPNEMIASKAVALDFSEVSLGVMYWIVPLGICISVFGGAMGSSLTDSRLPYVTSREGHMAQVLSMISIKRRTPLPGIFLEAIIAVFLIAVGSFDTLVYGLSFAGWIFYGSAVLAVPILRYRLPDRPRPFKVPMIFVVVVFITACYLVVSPFINGPGMETIYACLFIFSGLIFYFPFVHFKYHPKIMDHITMFLQRLLQIVTAPYEEPD